One part of the uncultured Celeribacter sp. genome encodes these proteins:
- a CDS encoding carbon-nitrogen hydrolase family protein encodes MTTRVGLLTLNVTDDPQSNLPQTLALIAEAAAAGAGIVMTPEVTNCVSTSRSHQVGVLCYEAEDPTLAGLRAAAKTHHIWLLIGSLALKTSDPDGRFANRSFLIAPDGSIAARYDKIHMFDVEVSETETYRESAGYRPGDRAVVAETPLGAIGMTICYDLRFPHLYRALAQSGARILTVPSAFSPVTGRAHWESLLRARAIETGCFVFAPAQTGAHVERRGGKDHKVNRHTYGHSLAVAPWGEVLYDGGTEPGIGIVEMDLSKVEEARRRIPSLFHDRPFEAPR; translated from the coding sequence ATGACCACACGCGTCGGCCTCCTGACCCTGAACGTCACGGACGATCCTCAGTCTAATCTGCCGCAGACCTTGGCCCTGATTGCCGAGGCCGCTGCGGCGGGGGCCGGGATCGTCATGACGCCTGAGGTCACGAATTGCGTCTCGACCTCACGCAGCCATCAGGTCGGGGTGCTGTGCTATGAGGCAGAGGATCCGACTCTGGCGGGGCTGCGCGCGGCGGCAAAGACGCATCATATCTGGCTTTTGATCGGCTCATTGGCGTTGAAAACAAGCGATCCGGACGGGCGCTTTGCCAACCGGTCCTTCCTGATTGCCCCGGATGGATCCATTGCGGCGCGCTACGACAAGATCCATATGTTTGATGTCGAGGTCAGTGAAACCGAAACCTACCGTGAATCTGCGGGGTACCGACCCGGCGACCGGGCGGTTGTGGCGGAAACGCCGCTGGGCGCCATTGGCATGACGATTTGCTACGATCTGCGGTTCCCGCATCTGTATCGGGCGCTGGCGCAGTCCGGAGCACGGATTTTGACGGTGCCCTCGGCTTTTTCACCGGTCACGGGGCGCGCGCATTGGGAAAGCCTGTTGCGTGCCCGAGCGATCGAAACCGGGTGTTTCGTCTTTGCCCCGGCCCAGACCGGCGCGCATGTCGAACGGCGGGGTGGTAAGGATCACAAGGTGAACCGGCACACCTATGGGCATTCTCTGGCGGTCGCGCCTTGGGGAGAGGTCCTCTACGATGGCGGGACAGAGCCGGGGATCGGTATCGTAGAAATGGACCTGAGCAAGGTCGAAGAGGCGCGACGCCGCATTCCTTCGCTGTTTCATGACCGACCGTTTGAGGCCCCGAGATGA
- a CDS encoding MarR family transcriptional regulator: protein MSRNANNDSLSVALFSEIFMADQLARNRLTKALPRGMEISHFSVLNHLARANDERSPAQLARAFHVTRGAMTNTLNKLEWAGHIHIRPDWDDARRKFVSISPSGRAARDAALAAIAPILSDVVDAIGTDRVKAALPVLREMRIRLEDEN from the coding sequence ATGAGCCGAAACGCGAACAACGACTCCCTCTCTGTCGCACTGTTTTCCGAAATCTTCATGGCGGATCAACTGGCGCGCAACCGGCTGACCAAAGCTCTGCCCAGAGGCATGGAGATCAGTCATTTTTCCGTCCTGAACCATCTGGCACGGGCCAATGACGAACGCAGCCCGGCGCAATTGGCGCGGGCGTTTCATGTGACACGCGGCGCCATGACCAACACGCTGAACAAGCTGGAATGGGCAGGACATATCCATATCCGGCCCGACTGGGATGATGCACGCCGCAAATTCGTGTCGATTTCGCCATCCGGGCGCGCGGCGCGTGATGCGGCTCTGGCGGCGATTGCGCCGATCCTGTCAGATGTGGTCGATGCCATCGGTACGGATCGTGTCAAAGCGGCTCTGCCGGTGTTGCGCGAAATGCGGATTCGTCTGGAAGACGAAAACTGA
- a CDS encoding ComF family protein: MQRLGRLIYPIHCLSCDNVVEAHGQLCPQCWGQTPFIVDHPCETCGAALVGEAECGDLCDACLMQPRPWRQGRALMRYDGGARGLVLALKHGDRPDLAPALGAWLAQTVAPIVTPDMRVVPVPLHWRRLMRRRYNQAALLASHVAKAHGLVSVLDGLKRCRATRPLDGVSAQERHDMLKDAIAGHPKRAAQLHGHPVLLVDDVMTSGATLTACTQACHALGATQVSVAVLARVDRTG; encoded by the coding sequence ATGCAAAGGCTGGGCCGGCTCATCTACCCCATACATTGCCTGTCCTGCGACAATGTGGTCGAGGCACATGGCCAGCTGTGCCCGCAGTGTTGGGGGCAAACCCCCTTTATTGTCGATCATCCCTGTGAAACCTGCGGCGCTGCCTTGGTCGGCGAGGCTGAATGCGGGGACCTTTGCGACGCCTGTCTGATGCAGCCGCGACCGTGGCGTCAGGGCCGCGCCCTGATGCGCTACGATGGTGGGGCACGCGGATTGGTCTTGGCGCTCAAACATGGCGACAGGCCGGATCTTGCGCCAGCGTTGGGGGCCTGGCTGGCGCAGACCGTGGCGCCGATTGTTACGCCGGACATGCGGGTGGTGCCCGTGCCGCTGCATTGGCGTCGTCTGATGCGGCGCCGATACAATCAGGCGGCGCTTTTGGCCTCTCATGTGGCCAAAGCGCATGGGCTGGTGTCAGTTCTGGATGGGCTTAAACGCTGTCGGGCGACGCGACCCCTCGACGGGGTGAGCGCGCAGGAGCGTCATGACATGCTGAAAGATGCCATCGCGGGCCATCCGAAACGTGCCGCTCAGCTACATGGGCATCCGGTGCTTTTGGTGGATGATGTGATGACCAGCGGCGCGACCCTGACAGCCTGCACACAGGCCTGCCACGCGCTGGGCGCAACTCAGGTGTCGGTTGCGGTACTGGCCCGCGTGGACAGGACCGGCTAA
- a CDS encoding methyltransferase domain-containing protein → MSNAPQLVDRTQLSRSRKRALASGGDFFLHEEARAEIEDRISMVNKTFTNPAIVTGFPELWAKWFPNAKVVPDDDFLALEEGTYDLVIHAMALHWANDPVGQLIQCNRALKPDGLLIAAFFGDQTLHELRACLGQAETALTGGLSPRVLPMGELRDLGGLLQRASFALPVADKSPRNVTYPNLAKLVQDLRAMGEGNALTAREKTPSRKELFALTQSLYREHFSEDDRLKATFDIVYLTGWAPDESQPKPLLPGSAKARLSDALGTDEFKLPQN, encoded by the coding sequence ATGTCCAATGCCCCCCAATTGGTTGACCGGACCCAATTGTCCCGATCCCGCAAACGTGCCCTCGCCAGTGGCGGCGATTTTTTCCTGCATGAGGAAGCCCGCGCAGAGATCGAAGACCGGATCAGCATGGTGAACAAAACCTTCACGAATCCGGCCATCGTGACCGGATTTCCTGAGCTTTGGGCAAAATGGTTTCCAAATGCCAAAGTTGTGCCGGACGATGACTTTCTGGCCCTTGAAGAAGGCACCTATGATCTGGTGATTCATGCCATGGCTCTGCATTGGGCCAATGATCCCGTCGGCCAGCTGATCCAGTGCAACCGGGCCCTCAAACCCGACGGGCTGCTGATCGCGGCTTTCTTCGGGGATCAAACCCTGCATGAACTGCGCGCCTGCCTGGGTCAGGCGGAAACCGCACTGACCGGCGGGCTGTCCCCGCGGGTTCTGCCCATGGGCGAGCTGCGCGATCTTGGCGGGCTGTTGCAACGGGCCTCATTTGCCCTGCCGGTGGCCGACAAAAGCCCACGCAATGTAACCTATCCCAACCTTGCAAAACTGGTTCAGGACCTGCGTGCCATGGGCGAAGGCAATGCCCTGACCGCACGGGAAAAGACCCCGTCCCGCAAAGAGTTGTTTGCGCTGACCCAATCGCTCTATCGTGAACATTTCTCCGAAGACGACCGTCTGAAAGCGACGTTTGACATCGTCTATCTCACCGGCTGGGCCCCTGACGAAAGTCAGCCCAAACCACTCCTGCCCGGCTCCGCCAAAGCGCGGCTGTCAGATGCGCTTGGGACGGATGAATTTAAACTCCCGCAAAACTGA
- the hemH gene encoding ferrochelatase, producing the protein MGLMKPTRLNTTAADASCPAHAGKDHPRIPKEKIGVLLANLGTPDNTDYWSMRRYLNEFLSDKRVIDYPWWKWQPILQGIVLSIRPFKSGAAYKTIWNNEADESPLMTITRDQTAAIKSALHAQYGDQVMVDFCMRYGNPSTKSKVAHMVAEGCTKILFFPLYPQYAGATVGTANDQFFRALMEENWQPASRTVAPYFDDPAYIDALADSVQRAYAGSDKTPDILICSYHGLPERYLKEGGDPYHCQCHKTTRLLKERLGWDDSQIMTTFQSKFGPEEWLQPYTVEEVARQAQAGNKSIAVCSPAFSADCIETLEEINEEIRESFEHAGGEDFLYVPCLNDDPKHIDALVGQIQRDLAGWI; encoded by the coding sequence ATGGGACTCATGAAACCGACTCGTCTGAATACGACTGCCGCAGATGCCAGCTGCCCCGCCCATGCGGGCAAGGACCATCCGCGCATTCCCAAGGAAAAGATCGGCGTGCTTCTGGCCAATCTCGGTACCCCCGACAACACCGATTACTGGTCGATGCGCCGCTATCTGAACGAATTCCTCTCGGACAAGCGGGTGATCGATTACCCGTGGTGGAAATGGCAGCCGATTCTTCAAGGAATCGTTCTGTCGATTCGTCCCTTCAAATCCGGTGCGGCCTATAAAACCATCTGGAACAACGAGGCCGATGAAAGCCCGTTGATGACCATCACCAGAGATCAGACAGCCGCGATCAAATCCGCGCTCCATGCACAGTATGGCGATCAGGTCATGGTCGATTTCTGTATGCGCTACGGCAATCCGTCCACGAAATCCAAAGTCGCGCATATGGTGGCAGAGGGCTGTACGAAGATCCTTTTCTTCCCGCTCTACCCACAATACGCAGGCGCCACGGTCGGCACCGCGAATGACCAGTTTTTCCGCGCCCTGATGGAAGAAAACTGGCAACCCGCATCCCGCACGGTGGCTCCCTATTTCGATGACCCGGCCTATATCGACGCGCTCGCTGATTCGGTGCAGCGCGCCTACGCCGGGTCGGACAAGACGCCGGACATCCTGATCTGTTCCTATCACGGCCTGCCCGAGCGTTATCTGAAAGAGGGCGGCGATCCTTACCATTGCCAGTGTCACAAGACCACGCGACTTCTGAAAGAACGCCTGGGCTGGGACGACAGCCAGATCATGACGACATTCCAGTCGAAATTCGGCCCCGAAGAATGGCTTCAGCCCTACACTGTCGAAGAGGTCGCCCGTCAGGCGCAGGCTGGCAACAAAAGCATTGCCGTCTGTTCCCCCGCCTTTTCAGCCGATTGCATCGAGACACTGGAAGAAATCAACGAAGAGATTCGCGAGAGCTTTGAACATGCCGGGGGTGAGGATTTCCTCTACGTGCCCTGCCTGAACGATGACCCCAAGCATATCGACGCTCTGGTCGGTCAAATCCAGCGCGACCTGGCGGGCTGGATCTGA
- the grxC gene encoding glutaredoxin 3: MQPVTLYTTPICPFCVAAKRLLDSKGVSYTDIDVMASPERRQEMMQKAHGRHTVPQIFIGDTHVGGCDELHALDRAGKLDPLLAG; this comes from the coding sequence ATGCAACCCGTCACTCTCTACACAACCCCGATTTGCCCGTTCTGCGTCGCTGCGAAACGTCTTTTGGACAGCAAGGGCGTCAGCTACACCGACATCGATGTGATGGCGTCGCCCGAACGCCGCCAGGAAATGATGCAAAAGGCCCATGGGCGCCATACGGTGCCGCAGATTTTCATTGGCGACACCCATGTTGGTGGTTGCGACGAACTGCATGCACTTGATCGTGCCGGCAAACTCGATCCCCTGTTGGCTGGATAA